The proteins below come from a single uncultured Dethiosulfovibrio sp. genomic window:
- a CDS encoding sodium:solute symporter family protein, which produces MDYVDLGQKEMTLQSTILGLLAFGGYGLTLILLAGQAFQWKENRRTFYLGGRNISLWPSVGSFGATWMSAASLLGYTVLLHQQGYTAFTTSVNGWMLGLPLLPLAIVRLRKSRALSLPQWLEDRYDDERLRLLSALGLMVVYTVYLVIQFRAFGAIVGSMLDIGRGMASLLVYLFVLYTTFGGLSSVVRSDGLNLIVIVVAVTASAWAIGSQTGWLPSIHQSIKANDPSLLRPWPEGEGFGSFAMALGWGLGVAANPQYCIRLMSCRNRRTAAFTVAISSLVIAWIYLCLTLTGLGAKVMMPFVTGPSQEALFSRLMEATLPPIPLAMLMVGVLAAAVSTANSQLLLAASSFCYDLQGEGRIPSPNPMDEDDFLFRNRIAVGAIATVALFLSHLPLPGILQLGRYSWSMVALCFLLPLYMPGISGRKGLFGAMGSALLTYNCLVWFFQIAPEIAMLPSLVMEGLLWWFLGRKP; this is translated from the coding sequence GTGGATTATGTTGATCTGGGGCAGAAAGAGATGACCTTACAGTCCACCATACTGGGCCTGTTGGCCTTCGGGGGATACGGCCTAACTTTGATCCTCCTGGCGGGACAGGCTTTTCAGTGGAAGGAAAACAGAAGGACCTTTTACCTCGGGGGGCGGAACATCTCGCTCTGGCCCTCCGTCGGATCCTTCGGAGCCACCTGGATGAGTGCCGCTTCGTTGCTGGGCTATACCGTCCTCCTCCATCAGCAGGGCTACACCGCCTTCACCACCTCGGTAAACGGCTGGATGTTAGGGTTGCCTCTCCTACCTCTGGCTATCGTCAGGCTCAGAAAAAGCCGGGCTCTCTCCCTCCCTCAGTGGCTGGAGGATCGGTACGACGACGAAAGACTGCGGCTTCTCTCCGCCCTTGGATTGATGGTCGTCTACACGGTATATCTGGTTATCCAGTTCAGGGCTTTCGGTGCCATAGTGGGATCTATGCTCGACATAGGGAGGGGAATGGCGTCGTTGCTGGTCTACCTTTTCGTCCTCTACACCACCTTCGGTGGACTGTCCTCGGTGGTCAGGAGCGACGGCCTTAACCTTATAGTCATAGTGGTCGCCGTCACCGCCTCCGCGTGGGCCATCGGTTCTCAGACAGGATGGCTACCGTCTATACATCAGTCAATAAAGGCAAACGACCCTTCTCTCCTTCGCCCTTGGCCGGAGGGGGAGGGCTTCGGATCCTTCGCCATGGCTCTAGGCTGGGGACTGGGGGTCGCGGCAAACCCCCAGTACTGTATCAGGCTAATGTCCTGCCGAAACCGTCGAACCGCCGCCTTTACGGTGGCCATAAGCTCTCTGGTGATAGCGTGGATATATCTCTGCCTGACCCTTACAGGGCTAGGGGCAAAGGTTATGATGCCCTTCGTAACCGGTCCAAGCCAGGAGGCCCTCTTCTCCAGGCTGATGGAGGCAACCTTACCCCCGATCCCTCTGGCTATGCTGATGGTAGGGGTTCTGGCGGCGGCGGTCAGCACGGCGAACTCCCAGCTCCTTCTGGCCGCCTCCTCCTTTTGCTACGACCTCCAGGGGGAGGGTAGAATACCGTCCCCAAACCCTATGGACGAGGACGATTTCCTGTTTAGAAACAGGATAGCTGTAGGTGCCATAGCCACGGTAGCCCTGTTCCTGAGCCATCTGCCCCTACCTGGGATATTGCAGCTAGGGAGATACAGCTGGTCCATGGTAGCCCTTTGTTTTCTACTTCCACTCTATATGCCAGGAATCTCCGGCAGAAAAGGCCTTTTCGGTGCGATGGGGTCCGCCCTGCTGACCTACAATTGCTTAGTGTGGTTCTTTCAAATAGCACCGGAGATCGCCATGTTGCCCTCTCTGGTCATGGAGGGGCTGTTATGGTGGTTTTTAGGGAGAAAGCCATGA
- a CDS encoding S9 family peptidase yields MKATLAMAIASTAVIMLASPLLAEAKPPKLPLEDFFRLPTKTAYRISPNGTHYAFLQPWNDRLNIHVAKIGEEAKRITSSTERDIRAYAWVNDDALVYLQDKGGDENYHVYVLMKDGSDVKDITPFEGVRAGILDDLEDDDDHILVEMNRRNPQIFDVYKVNIHTGEMEMVAENPGTIGGWMTDHDGNIRIAYAMEGLKRTILYRDNQDDEFHPIFSTDFTDSVIPVGFSGDNRDLYVLSNLDRNTKALYLFDPQEKAFGEMLYDRDDVDLSGVMWSRERKKLLGATYYTEKNQRHFFDDRTKELFSRLESRFPGYSVGISSMSRDERKMIVSVASDRMPGKLYYHDLNQPDEFRLVADLYPWIDESYMAEMKPISYVTDDGLTIHGYLTLPVGVPAKNLPVVVNPHGGPEVRDTWGYSPEVQFLANRGVAVLQVNYRISTGYGKDFWMAGFKQWGKKHQDDITDGVKWLIEQGIGDPGRIAIYGASYGGYATLMGLIRTPELYACGIDYVGVANLFTLLESIPPYWELARQKMYETIGHPERDAELFREISPVFHADKIVAPLFIAQGANDPRVKKAESDQMVEAMRARGIEVQYMVKDDEGHGFRNQENRFDFYRAMESFLTEHLKLKN; encoded by the coding sequence TTGAAAGCCACTCTTGCCATGGCCATCGCATCGACGGCGGTAATAATGTTAGCGTCTCCGCTACTCGCCGAGGCAAAGCCCCCTAAACTGCCTCTGGAGGATTTTTTTCGACTGCCCACTAAAACCGCCTACAGGATCTCACCGAACGGAACCCACTACGCATTTCTCCAACCCTGGAACGATCGACTTAACATCCACGTCGCAAAGATAGGGGAAGAGGCCAAGAGGATAACCTCCTCCACCGAGAGGGACATCCGGGCCTACGCCTGGGTGAACGACGACGCACTGGTCTACCTTCAGGACAAAGGGGGGGACGAGAACTACCACGTCTACGTCCTGATGAAAGATGGCTCGGACGTTAAAGACATCACCCCTTTCGAGGGAGTAAGAGCCGGTATCCTGGACGACCTTGAGGACGACGACGATCACATCCTGGTCGAGATGAATCGCCGCAACCCCCAGATATTCGACGTATACAAAGTCAACATACATACCGGAGAGATGGAAATGGTCGCAGAAAACCCCGGAACCATCGGTGGCTGGATGACCGACCACGACGGTAACATAAGGATAGCCTACGCCATGGAAGGGCTAAAGAGAACCATCCTTTACCGGGATAACCAGGACGACGAGTTTCACCCCATCTTCTCCACCGACTTCACCGACTCGGTTATACCGGTGGGGTTCAGCGGAGATAACCGAGATCTCTACGTCCTATCCAACTTGGACAGAAACACCAAAGCCCTCTACCTTTTCGATCCCCAGGAAAAGGCCTTCGGAGAGATGCTCTACGACAGAGACGACGTGGACCTCTCGGGGGTAATGTGGTCCAGGGAGAGAAAAAAGCTTCTAGGAGCCACCTACTACACCGAAAAAAACCAGAGGCACTTTTTCGACGACCGGACGAAAGAGCTGTTCTCCAGGCTGGAATCCCGCTTCCCGGGCTATTCGGTGGGCATATCAAGCATGAGCAGAGACGAGAGAAAGATGATCGTCTCCGTCGCCAGCGACAGGATGCCCGGCAAACTCTACTATCACGACCTGAACCAGCCGGATGAGTTCAGGCTGGTGGCGGACCTGTACCCCTGGATCGACGAAAGTTATATGGCCGAAATGAAGCCCATAAGCTACGTCACCGACGACGGCCTGACCATCCACGGATACCTGACCCTGCCGGTGGGAGTCCCGGCAAAGAATCTGCCGGTGGTGGTGAACCCCCACGGAGGGCCGGAGGTTCGAGACACCTGGGGCTACAGCCCGGAGGTCCAGTTTTTAGCCAACCGAGGGGTGGCGGTGCTTCAGGTCAACTACCGTATCTCCACAGGCTACGGCAAAGATTTCTGGATGGCGGGCTTCAAACAGTGGGGCAAAAAACATCAGGACGACATAACCGACGGAGTAAAGTGGCTCATAGAACAGGGCATAGGGGACCCAGGCAGGATAGCCATCTACGGGGCATCCTACGGTGGCTACGCTACGTTGATGGGGCTGATACGGACACCGGAGCTCTACGCCTGCGGCATAGATTACGTCGGAGTGGCAAACCTGTTCACCTTGCTTGAGTCGATCCCTCCCTACTGGGAGCTAGCAAGACAGAAGATGTACGAGACTATCGGTCACCCCGAGAGGGACGCAGAGCTTTTCAGGGAAATATCGCCGGTGTTTCACGCCGACAAGATAGTCGCCCCTCTTTTCATAGCCCAGGGAGCCAACGATCCCAGGGTCAAAAAAGCGGAGTCGGACCAGATGGTGGAGGCAATGAGGGCCAGAGGAATCGAGGTCCAGTACATGGTCAAAGACGATGAGGGACACGGATTCCGCAATCAGGAAAATCGGTTCGATTTCTACCGAGCCATGGAAAGTTTCCTGACGGAACACCTAAAGCTGAAAAACTAA
- a CDS encoding ATP-binding protein: MVVFREKAMRASLETRIKGMVTAMALSLTLVLITMSLSMDFRETLAQQREIIGDLTAREGDITSTEAVKIMEKQGERWIVTCEKGPGERLLTSDGALWYLRPDRGAILQSVLHRRRHLLVAAMICLLLSAEMAVFMAYWITRPLKRLVWACSRVAKGDLSDIPREKAGSYELETLNDAFNDMVQGLKGWQAMERQISRMERLAALGEVVAGVSHEIKNPLASMRIHLDLIGPSLEGEEVESLEILSSELDRLNRVVTQLLSFARPSPPLAGPVDPTEILDWCHRMVRVKLRDQGIEWHQEIEGNTFIWADRGQLQQLLLNLILNGIEATQDGGAISLKVQKSRGGAALSVEDEGSGIPERIKDRIFDPFVTSKPEGTGLGLSVVYRIIELHRGKIDYRSSEGGTTFDLWFPDEGGDFR, translated from the coding sequence ATGGTGGTTTTTAGGGAGAAAGCCATGAGAGCCAGCCTGGAGACCAGGATAAAAGGGATGGTCACCGCTATGGCCCTCTCCCTTACCTTGGTGCTTATCACTATGTCCCTGTCCATGGATTTCAGGGAGACCCTCGCCCAACAGAGGGAGATCATAGGAGACCTTACAGCAAGAGAGGGAGACATAACGTCCACCGAAGCGGTGAAAATCATGGAAAAACAGGGAGAGAGATGGATCGTAACCTGCGAAAAAGGTCCTGGAGAGAGGCTTCTAACCTCCGACGGGGCTCTGTGGTACCTGAGGCCAGATAGAGGAGCCATTCTCCAGTCGGTGTTACACAGGAGGAGACATCTCCTGGTCGCGGCGATGATATGTCTTCTTCTATCCGCGGAAATGGCGGTGTTCATGGCATACTGGATCACCAGGCCGTTAAAGAGGCTGGTCTGGGCCTGTTCAAGGGTGGCCAAGGGCGACCTCTCGGACATACCTAGGGAAAAGGCGGGATCCTACGAGCTGGAGACCCTCAACGACGCCTTTAACGACATGGTCCAAGGCCTTAAAGGCTGGCAGGCCATGGAGAGACAGATATCCCGCATGGAACGGCTGGCGGCCCTTGGAGAGGTAGTCGCCGGAGTCTCCCACGAGATAAAAAATCCCCTTGCGTCCATGAGGATACATCTGGACCTTATAGGCCCCTCTCTGGAGGGAGAGGAGGTAGAGTCCCTTGAAATCCTGAGCTCCGAGCTGGACAGGCTTAATCGGGTAGTGACCCAGCTGCTCTCCTTCGCCAGGCCCTCTCCTCCTCTAGCGGGACCGGTGGACCCCACCGAAATACTGGACTGGTGCCACAGAATGGTCAGGGTTAAACTCAGAGATCAAGGGATTGAGTGGCATCAGGAGATCGAGGGAAATACCTTTATCTGGGCGGATCGAGGGCAGCTACAGCAGCTGCTTCTGAACCTCATACTGAACGGTATAGAGGCCACCCAGGATGGGGGGGCCATATCGTTAAAGGTACAAAAATCCCGTGGTGGGGCCGCTCTCTCCGTGGAGGATGAAGGATCGGGAATACCTGAGAGGATAAAAGACAGGATATTCGATCCCTTCGTAACATCAAAGCCCGAGGGAACAGGCCTCGGATTATCGGTGGTATACCGAATAATCGAGTTACACAGAGGGAAAATAGATTATAGATCGTCGGAGGGGGGAACGACATTCGACCTGTGGTTCCCTGATGAAGGAGGGGATTTTCGTTGA
- a CDS encoding YeeE/YedE thiosulfate transporter family protein: MYSFEKGQRALNPYLAGAITGVLSVVSVFLTGKFFGASTTFARMGAAVYGVVAPERTLTLEYFAKYSFKADWQFLFLVGIFLGALLSSTMNGTFFIDGVPELWREKFGARQWPRLIVAFLGGILAAFGARMAGGCPSGHGLSGLMQLSVSGVVSVVAFFVGGIVMARIIYGRS; encoded by the coding sequence ATGTATTCTTTTGAGAAAGGTCAAAGAGCGCTTAATCCTTACTTGGCAGGGGCCATTACAGGGGTGCTTTCGGTTGTTTCGGTATTTTTGACGGGAAAGTTTTTTGGGGCTTCCACTACCTTCGCCAGGATGGGGGCGGCGGTGTACGGGGTTGTCGCTCCAGAACGTACTCTGACTCTGGAGTACTTCGCAAAATATTCGTTTAAAGCGGACTGGCAGTTTCTTTTTCTCGTAGGCATTTTTCTAGGTGCCCTTCTGTCGTCCACTATGAACGGGACTTTCTTTATCGACGGTGTCCCCGAACTTTGGAGGGAAAAGTTTGGTGCGAGACAGTGGCCTCGTCTGATAGTCGCCTTTCTTGGCGGTATTCTGGCCGCTTTTGGGGCGAGAATGGCCGGTGGATGTCCTTCGGGTCACGGCCTCAGCGGCCTGATGCAGCTGTCGGTCAGTGGGGTAGTCTCTGTGGTCGCCTTCTTTGTCGGAGGCATAGTTATGGCTAGGATAATATACGGAAGGAGCTGA
- a CDS encoding DUF6691 family protein, whose amino-acid sequence MFESIMALATGLIFGFLMQRSEVLRYDRQLGALLLEDMTIVKFMMSAVCTGMVGIQLLSQMGFISLSIKSTVLGTNLVGGVIFGLGWAMLGYCPGTAVGALGEGRIDALAGIAGMVVGAILFAELYPFTKLSIFSWGDLGKITLPSYTDTSPWLWVAGFLALAGGLSIIFDRNDL is encoded by the coding sequence ATGTTTGAGTCGATTATGGCCCTGGCCACGGGGCTGATCTTCGGTTTTCTGATGCAGAGATCGGAGGTCCTTAGGTACGACCGTCAGCTAGGTGCCCTTCTGCTGGAGGACATGACCATAGTGAAGTTCATGATGTCTGCGGTTTGTACCGGTATGGTGGGGATACAGCTTCTGAGCCAGATGGGATTTATCTCTTTATCGATAAAGTCGACGGTTCTTGGGACTAACCTGGTCGGCGGCGTGATTTTCGGCCTAGGCTGGGCCATGCTGGGATACTGTCCAGGGACGGCAGTAGGTGCACTGGGCGAGGGAAGGATTGATGCCTTAGCGGGAATAGCCGGTATGGTGGTCGGAGCTATTCTGTTTGCCGAACTTTACCCTTTTACCAAATTATCGATCTTTTCCTGGGGGGACCTCGGAAAGATAACCCTGCCCTCCTACACCGATACCAGCCCCTGGCTTTGGGTGGCGGGCTTTCTCGCCTTGGCTGGAGGGCTGTCGATTATATTTGACAGAAACGATCTATGA
- a CDS encoding HD-GYP domain-containing protein → MRIRSLKSYGRHLIAVMAALVVVGSSLAFWRTWVVAGRNYDSAVVDQFDYLSLFLDDKLRGYQKAVQFWGFTGISLEAEQFMMSFSEIRGLLLSDRKGTVRWSNLPYVQGGMMIPSEMLAGKWIPSSLFGDVSSPGLIISVPIPSGWLICEIDSYRLLNSIRIRAKEDTAMALVSSTGQVLYSWSPDLPVPIGSVLPRALLAERSQNLDLSIGKVRAFSRMLVGGLFLVSVYPESVLFQVSAVQALSVALLIMLGSGLFLVIFWRGYERVSSSFSRWVQFLFGASERVNVCDNSLEMSEYLVDFDHQMGALEPSFTEEGDLRDAFGILLRTLSDKEETLMAYLEETKAMEDSLRMTNSDLELAMGQLENILCLAQGITDGRTLQGMASNMAENLKKTFRCRFSALVALNRGVPYIWGEAGNRSRSLSLEKLSFRDKKICDESRTLIVPVPFMDKVAGYVVMEGCGEYSQERVSEVLRRFALTLGGLLHANELLTEVRSSFHYFALRMQAFTEIYHEETGGHIARVGEYAAFIARELGRDEAYVEDIRIYAQLHDLGKVRVSRDILTKPGALTEEEFREMKRHAPYGADMLGDSAWLEMARNICRYHHERWDGSGYPEGLSGEGIPLEGRIVSLCDVYDALREERSYKPAFSHEEASRIILKGDGRVMPGHFDPEVLDIFRVNGDFFRDIHVSIADNHQVDQQSV, encoded by the coding sequence ATGAGGATTCGATCCTTAAAGAGCTACGGTCGTCACCTGATAGCGGTTATGGCCGCCCTCGTCGTTGTCGGATCGTCGCTGGCTTTCTGGAGGACTTGGGTGGTGGCGGGGAGAAACTACGATTCGGCGGTGGTCGATCAGTTTGACTACCTCTCCCTATTTCTGGACGATAAGCTGAGAGGCTATCAAAAGGCTGTTCAGTTCTGGGGCTTTACGGGCATCAGCCTGGAGGCGGAGCAGTTCATGATGTCCTTCTCCGAGATCCGAGGGCTTCTGCTGTCCGACAGAAAAGGCACTGTTCGGTGGAGTAACCTGCCCTACGTCCAGGGGGGGATGATGATTCCAAGCGAGATGTTAGCGGGAAAGTGGATTCCGTCGTCTCTTTTCGGAGACGTATCGTCTCCGGGGCTTATAATATCCGTCCCTATTCCATCGGGATGGCTCATCTGCGAGATAGACAGCTATCGACTGCTCAACTCCATAAGGATAAGGGCGAAAGAGGATACCGCTATGGCTTTAGTGTCCAGCACCGGCCAGGTCCTGTATAGTTGGAGTCCCGATCTACCGGTCCCTATCGGGTCGGTGTTACCTAGAGCGCTGTTGGCCGAGAGAAGCCAGAATTTAGACCTTTCCATAGGTAAAGTCCGCGCCTTTTCCAGGATGTTGGTCGGAGGGTTGTTTCTCGTCTCAGTTTATCCTGAGTCCGTCCTGTTCCAGGTCTCCGCCGTGCAGGCTCTGTCGGTGGCGTTGCTTATTATGTTGGGCTCGGGGCTATTCCTGGTCATATTCTGGAGAGGTTACGAGAGAGTCTCCAGCTCTTTCAGCCGGTGGGTCCAGTTTCTGTTTGGAGCATCCGAGAGGGTAAACGTCTGCGATAATTCCCTTGAGATGTCCGAGTATCTAGTCGACTTTGACCATCAGATGGGAGCGCTGGAGCCCTCCTTTACCGAGGAAGGTGATCTGAGGGACGCTTTCGGCATACTCCTTCGGACCTTGAGCGACAAGGAAGAGACCCTTATGGCCTATCTTGAGGAGACCAAGGCCATGGAGGATAGCCTTCGGATGACCAACTCGGACCTTGAGCTCGCTATGGGCCAGCTGGAGAACATCCTATGCCTAGCCCAGGGAATTACCGACGGAAGGACCCTCCAGGGGATGGCCTCAAACATGGCGGAGAACCTCAAAAAGACCTTCCGGTGCAGGTTTTCTGCCCTCGTAGCCCTTAACAGAGGAGTTCCCTATATCTGGGGTGAGGCGGGAAATAGATCTAGATCCCTTTCTCTCGAGAAACTTTCCTTCAGAGATAAAAAGATATGTGACGAAAGCCGAACCCTCATAGTTCCCGTTCCTTTTATGGATAAAGTAGCGGGCTATGTGGTGATGGAGGGCTGTGGGGAATACTCCCAGGAAAGGGTCAGTGAGGTCCTTCGGCGGTTCGCCCTCACCTTAGGTGGTCTGTTGCACGCCAACGAACTGCTGACGGAGGTCAGGTCCTCTTTTCACTATTTTGCCCTCAGGATGCAGGCTTTTACGGAGATATACCACGAAGAGACCGGAGGACATATCGCCAGGGTAGGAGAGTACGCCGCCTTTATAGCCAGGGAGCTCGGCAGGGACGAGGCCTACGTGGAGGACATAAGGATATACGCCCAGTTACACGACTTGGGGAAGGTCCGGGTAAGCAGGGATATCCTTACGAAACCGGGAGCTTTGACGGAGGAGGAATTCAGGGAGATGAAGCGACACGCTCCCTACGGTGCTGATATGCTAGGGGATTCCGCTTGGCTCGAGATGGCCAGAAATATCTGCCGCTACCATCACGAAAGATGGGACGGATCCGGGTATCCCGAAGGGCTTTCAGGGGAGGGAATTCCCCTCGAAGGCAGGATAGTCTCTCTGTGCGATGTTTATGACGCGTTGAGGGAGGAGAGAAGCTACAAGCCCGCCTTCTCCCACGAGGAGGCCAGCAGGATAATTCTAAAGGGGGATGGCCGGGTTATGCCGGGGCATTTTGACCCTGAGGTGCTCGATATCTTTAGGGTGAACGGCGACTTTTTCAGGGATATCCACGTCTCAATCGCCGACAATCATCAGGTGGATCAACAATCAGTATAA
- the nagZ gene encoding beta-N-acetylhexosaminidase yields MIRLLVLALFLPLLWGEVAWSMTVQAKAGQVLALAFRGPVLDGPTLDRLKSIQPGGVILYRWNVENPSQVKELISDLRERCPLDEPIMVALDQEGGVVARIRTDDSDFPGLMALGATGDISLARRQGYVIGTQMKSLGVDVDYAPVMDVNSNPYNPVIGVRSFGDNVDLVSSMGVAMVEGFMESGLGCSAKHFPGHGDVDMDSHLDLPVLDRSLDSLRALELVPFKAAIEAGVPAIMTAHVVVPELTGDLPATLSPAMVSLLREEMGFDGVILSDSMGMKAISDRWGVPEATVMALKAGVDMILLGADPAFPPERHGEVHDRIVQAVASGELDEAVLDRAIDRIVKWKKSIGLYGESERPLWIDGSDLMREIAVKSVTLIKSDGSLPIGDSSVFLLWPEVSIAKGEILAGFLRESGVKVSLRPFDENGHEDLVEKAASFDRVLVGAYDILKYGSTVPLLASLGDKVVLLSMKTPYDIVAYPDAGTVIACYGDRPETLRALSKALREGDFFGKLPVEIPGLFPFGSKLDGF; encoded by the coding sequence GTGATAAGACTTCTCGTTCTGGCTCTATTTCTGCCCCTTTTATGGGGCGAGGTGGCCTGGTCTATGACGGTCCAGGCAAAGGCGGGACAGGTGCTGGCTCTGGCCTTCAGAGGTCCTGTCCTTGACGGTCCTACCCTCGATCGCCTTAAGTCCATACAGCCAGGCGGAGTTATTCTCTATAGGTGGAACGTCGAAAACCCCTCTCAGGTCAAAGAGCTTATCTCCGATCTTCGTGAGAGATGCCCTCTGGATGAACCGATAATGGTGGCTCTCGACCAGGAAGGAGGGGTGGTCGCGAGGATAAGGACCGATGATTCCGATTTTCCCGGCCTCATGGCTTTAGGGGCCACCGGAGATATATCCCTCGCCAGACGTCAGGGCTACGTCATCGGCACCCAGATGAAAAGCCTCGGTGTCGACGTTGACTATGCCCCGGTTATGGATGTAAACAGTAACCCCTACAATCCGGTCATAGGGGTTCGTTCCTTCGGGGATAACGTCGACCTGGTGTCCTCCATGGGCGTCGCCATGGTAGAGGGCTTTATGGAGTCCGGCCTGGGCTGTTCCGCTAAACACTTCCCAGGCCACGGCGACGTGGATATGGACTCACACCTTGATCTCCCCGTTCTGGACAGATCACTGGACTCTCTGAGGGCTCTTGAGCTCGTTCCCTTCAAGGCGGCTATAGAGGCGGGGGTTCCCGCTATTATGACCGCTCACGTTGTGGTCCCTGAGCTGACAGGGGACCTCCCTGCCACCCTATCCCCTGCAATGGTATCACTGTTGCGGGAGGAGATGGGGTTTGACGGGGTGATCCTCTCCGACTCGATGGGGATGAAGGCTATCTCGGACCGATGGGGTGTCCCTGAGGCCACGGTGATGGCCCTCAAAGCAGGGGTTGACATGATACTCCTCGGTGCCGATCCCGCCTTTCCGCCGGAGAGACACGGCGAGGTTCACGATCGTATCGTTCAGGCTGTTGCCTCCGGCGAGCTCGATGAGGCGGTGCTGGATAGGGCCATAGACCGTATCGTGAAGTGGAAAAAATCCATAGGGCTTTATGGCGAAAGTGAACGTCCCCTGTGGATAGACGGCTCGGACCTGATGAGGGAGATCGCCGTTAAGAGCGTCACCTTGATAAAAAGCGATGGCTCCCTGCCTATCGGTGATAGCTCTGTGTTTCTCCTTTGGCCTGAGGTCTCAATCGCCAAAGGGGAGATCCTGGCCGGTTTCCTCAGAGAATCTGGGGTAAAAGTCTCCCTGCGACCTTTTGACGAAAACGGTCATGAAGACCTTGTGGAGAAAGCGGCCTCTTTCGATAGGGTTTTGGTCGGGGCCTACGACATTCTGAAGTACGGTTCGACGGTGCCTCTTTTGGCCTCTTTAGGGGATAAAGTGGTTCTCCTCTCCATGAAAACCCCTTACGATATCGTCGCCTATCCCGACGCTGGAACGGTTATCGCCTGTTACGGCGACCGGCCTGAGACCTTGAGGGCTCTGTCTAAGGCCCTTCGGGAGGGGGATTTTTTCGGTAAGCTGCCGGTGGAGATACCCGGTCTTTTCCCTTTCGGATCGAAACTAGACGGTTTTTGA
- a CDS encoding TAXI family TRAP transporter solute-binding subunit produces the protein MRKGYLMALAAAFVLSASFAGQAVANQFVTIVTGSTGGTYYPVGTIIANGLNKELMSQGIKASAQSSGGTVENLKMMKNGEAEMAIAMSNLTGFAYKGIGTYEGAAIPNLRYVMGLWPDVTQIVVRKEAGIEGWSDLKGKRFAVGPPASGTEFTSKLVLNVVAGLTFDDISPEYIGYSEAAQALQNGRLDAFNAETGYPVSAVSELYAGRTPVGMLEFSDDDLDTLQLEAPYYARVVIPANVYPKQEKPLNLVGVKSALIVTEAVDPQVVYDTLRIIYKDKESMKQAHAAFSKIDYDNPMAGLYGAPLHPGAVKFFREQGFEIPGSLLPPEMK, from the coding sequence ATGAGGAAGGGGTATTTAATGGCTTTGGCGGCCGCTTTTGTCCTGTCCGCGTCCTTTGCGGGCCAGGCGGTAGCCAATCAATTTGTGACCATCGTCACAGGGTCTACCGGTGGTACCTATTATCCAGTAGGGACCATCATCGCCAACGGTTTGAACAAAGAGCTTATGTCCCAGGGCATCAAGGCTTCCGCCCAGAGCTCTGGCGGTACCGTCGAAAACCTGAAGATGATGAAAAACGGAGAGGCCGAGATGGCTATAGCCATGTCGAACCTCACAGGTTTTGCCTACAAAGGCATAGGCACCTACGAGGGAGCTGCAATACCTAACCTTCGTTACGTAATGGGCCTCTGGCCAGACGTGACCCAGATCGTCGTCCGCAAAGAGGCGGGGATCGAAGGTTGGTCTGACCTCAAGGGCAAGAGATTCGCCGTAGGCCCTCCCGCCTCGGGCACCGAATTCACCAGCAAGCTGGTACTGAACGTGGTCGCAGGTCTCACCTTCGACGATATCAGCCCTGAGTACATAGGCTACAGCGAGGCGGCACAGGCCCTTCAGAACGGCCGTCTTGATGCTTTCAACGCTGAGACCGGTTACCCAGTCTCAGCGGTATCCGAGCTTTACGCCGGTAGAACTCCAGTGGGGATGCTAGAGTTTTCTGACGACGATCTGGATACCCTTCAGCTTGAGGCTCCCTATTACGCCAGGGTGGTAATTCCCGCTAACGTCTACCCCAAGCAGGAGAAGCCCCTTAACCTCGTCGGAGTCAAGTCCGCCCTTATAGTCACCGAGGCAGTGGACCCACAGGTAGTCTACGACACTCTGAGGATAATCTACAAAGACAAAGAGTCCATGAAGCAGGCTCACGCCGCCTTCTCCAAGATAGACTACGATAACCCCATGGCGGGGCTTTACGGTGCCCCTCTTCACCCTGGTGCGGTAAAGTTCTTCAGAGAGCAGGGCTTCGAGATCCCCGGCTCCCTTCTTCCGCCGGAGATGAAATAG